Proteins from a genomic interval of Pseudomonadota bacterium:
- a CDS encoding carboxymuconolactone decarboxylase family protein produces MTLLDTPAPEAIPESVVDAFTALTGQQRMPPLYRQIGNSPGALAAYLGAEQVLKDGVLSTLDIETVKLVVSGHNRCAFCLKTHRAKAEAAGLAPDDIEAALAGGAMSDARLEAIRVACVQLLCGTELGTVERRALDDAGIDQAGLVELALAMATIGFTNWFNHINHTPA; encoded by the coding sequence ATGACGCTGCTCGACACGCCGGCACCTGAGGCCATTCCCGAGTCTGTCGTAGACGCCTTCACCGCCTTGACGGGCCAACAGCGTATGCCGCCGCTGTACCGACAGATCGGCAACAGCCCGGGCGCGCTCGCAGCCTACCTCGGCGCCGAGCAGGTGCTCAAGGACGGGGTGTTGAGCACGCTCGACATCGAGACCGTGAAGCTGGTCGTCAGCGGGCACAACCGCTGTGCGTTCTGCCTCAAGACCCACCGGGCAAAAGCCGAGGCTGCCGGCCTGGCGCCGGATGACATCGAGGCTGCGCTCGCCGGCGGTGCGATGTCGGATGCGCGGCTCGAGGCCATCCGGGTCGCGTGCGTGCAGCTCCTCTGCGGCACGGAGTTGGGGACGGTGGAGCGCCGGGCACTCGACGACGCGGGCATCGATCAGGCGGGTCTGGTCGAGCTCGCTCTGGCGATGGCGACGATCGGTTTCACGAACTGGTTCAACCACATCAATCACACGCCGGCCTGA
- a CDS encoding 2OG-Fe(II) oxygenase family protein gives MPDVAPEHRSTAPRADAVSADRIPVVDITALRDDSNPIGVARALHAASRDLGFIYVSGHGIPCDVIEQARAAAYGFFRSDAANRSRVAVSQHHRGWIATGGAVMADGVKPDLKESFVWGIEPAADDGHPLRGPNQWPDSPAAFRAASLAYFAAADRVARHLMRGFALGLSLPDDFFLRRCAQPLSRASYVYYPPQAVVDHRQFGVGPHTDFGVLTVLCQDDVGGLEVQDTGGRWLAAPPIEGTLVVNVADLLSRWTDGYYTSTPHRVVNRSGRERLSLVLAWDPDPDTPIDSRAVFGEAHTPSQPPITCGDYLVWRFAQAFAHRK, from the coding sequence ATGCCCGACGTCGCCCCGGAACACCGGTCCACTGCGCCGCGCGCGGACGCCGTGTCCGCAGACCGCATCCCGGTCGTCGACATCACCGCGTTGCGCGACGACAGCAACCCGATCGGCGTCGCCCGCGCACTGCACGCGGCGAGCCGCGATCTCGGCTTCATCTACGTGTCCGGCCACGGTATCCCGTGCGACGTGATCGAGCAGGCGCGTGCGGCCGCGTACGGCTTTTTCCGCAGCGACGCGGCCAACCGCTCGCGCGTGGCCGTGTCGCAACACCACCGCGGTTGGATCGCCACCGGCGGCGCGGTGATGGCCGACGGCGTCAAACCCGACTTGAAAGAGAGTTTCGTCTGGGGCATCGAGCCCGCCGCCGACGACGGCCACCCGCTGCGGGGCCCGAACCAATGGCCGGATAGCCCCGCGGCATTTCGGGCGGCGAGCCTTGCCTACTTTGCGGCGGCGGACCGGGTCGCACGGCACCTGATGCGCGGGTTTGCGCTCGGGCTTTCTCTGCCCGACGATTTCTTCCTCCGGCGGTGCGCGCAGCCGCTGAGCCGGGCGAGCTATGTGTACTACCCGCCCCAGGCCGTCGTGGATCACCGCCAGTTCGGGGTCGGCCCGCACACGGATTTCGGCGTGCTGACCGTGCTGTGCCAGGACGACGTGGGGGGCCTCGAGGTGCAGGACACCGGCGGGCGCTGGCTCGCGGCCCCACCCATCGAAGGCACCCTGGTGGTGAACGTGGCAGACCTGCTGTCGCGGTGGACCGACGGCTACTACACCTCAACCCCGCACCGGGTTGTGAACCGCTCCGGCCGCGAGCGCCTCTCACTGGTGTTGGCCTGGGACCCGGACCCCGACACGCCGATCGACAGCCGCGCTGTGTTCGGTGAGGCACACACGCCGAGTCAACCGCCCATCACCTGCGGTGACTACCTGGTCTGGCGGTTTGCTCAGGCCTTCGCGCACCGGAAGTGA
- a CDS encoding amino acid ABC transporter permease — MRILVVLLSVAVLSGCASANWGWYVVDPTTTTGANNIRFLLSGLWNTVLLSLTAISISIVVGLLVALPGLSERAWLRRFNRVYVELVRAVPILVLILWVYYGLPQVTGLSINVFWAGVIALALSDSAFQAEIFRAGIQSISRGQYEAAHSISLNYRDTMRYIILPQAIRRILPALGNQLVYMLKMSSLVSVIGMGELTRKANELVVSEYRPLEIYTVLVLEYLVLILLVSAGVRWLERRLQSDERA; from the coding sequence ATGCGTATCCTTGTCGTTCTTCTGAGTGTCGCGGTCCTGAGCGGGTGTGCATCGGCCAACTGGGGCTGGTACGTCGTCGACCCGACCACGACCACCGGCGCCAACAACATCCGATTCCTGCTCAGCGGCCTGTGGAACACGGTGCTGTTGTCGCTCACCGCGATCAGCATCTCCATCGTCGTCGGTTTGCTGGTGGCCTTGCCGGGGCTCTCCGAACGCGCCTGGCTTCGACGGTTCAACCGCGTGTACGTGGAGCTCGTGCGCGCGGTGCCGATCCTGGTGCTGATCCTCTGGGTCTACTACGGTCTGCCCCAGGTGACGGGCTTGTCAATAAACGTGTTTTGGGCGGGTGTGATTGCGCTCGCCCTGTCCGACAGTGCCTTTCAGGCGGAAATCTTCCGCGCCGGTATCCAGTCGATCAGTCGGGGCCAGTACGAAGCGGCGCACTCGATCTCGCTCAACTACCGCGACACCATGCGCTACATCATCTTGCCGCAGGCCATCCGGCGGATCCTGCCCGCGCTGGGCAACCAGTTGGTCTACATGCTGAAGATGTCGTCGTTGGTGTCGGTCATCGGCATGGGTGAACTGACGCGCAAGGCCAACGAACTGGTCGTGAGCGAGTACCGGCCGCTGGAGATCTACACGGTGCTGGTGCTGGAGTACCTCGTCCTGATTCTGCTGGTCTCGGCCGGGGTGCGGTGGCTCGAGCGGCGATTGCAAAGTGATGAACGCGCCTGA
- a CDS encoding amino acid ABC transporter ATP-binding protein, which yields MQKDNAATRAIDVVGVNKFFDDFHALKDVSLHVDRGEKVVVCGPSGSGKSTLIRCVNRLEKHQSGVIRVEGVELNDSREALDAIRAKVGMVFQQFNLFPHLSVRENLTIGPRRVRGLSDADADALAMHYLERVRIPEQAEKFPRHLSGGQQQRVAIARSLCMEPDIMLFDEPTSALDPEMISEVLDVMVELADSGMTMVCVTHEMGFARRVADTMVFMDHGRVVETAPPDTFFSAPESERCRDFLKQILSH from the coding sequence ATGCAAAAGGACAACGCGGCCACACGGGCGATTGATGTCGTCGGTGTGAACAAGTTTTTTGATGACTTTCACGCGCTCAAAGACGTCTCACTGCACGTCGATCGGGGCGAGAAGGTGGTGGTCTGTGGGCCCTCGGGTTCGGGCAAGTCGACGCTGATCCGCTGCGTGAATCGCCTGGAGAAACACCAGAGTGGCGTGATTCGGGTTGAGGGTGTCGAGTTGAACGACAGCCGTGAGGCGCTTGACGCGATCCGCGCGAAAGTCGGGATGGTGTTTCAGCAGTTCAACCTCTTTCCTCACCTGAGCGTGCGCGAAAACCTCACGATCGGACCACGTCGGGTGCGGGGCCTGTCCGACGCCGATGCCGACGCGCTGGCCATGCACTACCTCGAGCGCGTGCGCATCCCCGAGCAGGCCGAGAAGTTTCCGCGTCACCTCTCGGGCGGCCAACAGCAGCGCGTGGCGATCGCGCGCTCCCTCTGCATGGAGCCCGACATCATGCTGTTCGACGAGCCGACATCGGCACTCGACCCGGAGATGATCAGCGAAGTGCTCGATGTCATGGTCGAGTTGGCCGACAGCGGCATGACCATGGTGTGTGTGACCCACGAGATGGGGTTCGCGCGCCGGGTCGCCGACACCATGGTGTTCATGGACCACGGTCGCGTGGTCGAAACCGCGCCGCCCGACACCTTCTTCAGTGCGCCCGAGAGTGAACGGTGTCGTGACTTCCTGAAACAGATTCTGAGCCACTGA
- a CDS encoding AMP-binding protein, translated as MGEAGEDAQPRRVAHPPSARVNHRVPQCAANFEPLSPLNWLDRSAEVYPAHTAVVYGARRLSWADVHRRAHAMAGQLQRGGVQPGDVVSVLAFNTPELYEAHFGVPLAGAVLNAINTRLDADTVAWILDHAESKLCLYDAEFRETVRQVVAGLANPPVLVEVIDEQVAPPAADPVAGALDYEHWLADADPGFRGYLPADEWQSLSLNYTSGTTGRPKGVLYSHRGAQQLALGNVLAWDLPHHPVYLWTLPMFHCNGWCFPWTLAAVAGTSVCLREVRADRVFDAIEHERVTHLCGAPIVLDTLARAVADGASPPTDRRIAVMTAAAPPPAATLAAVEAAGFDVTHVYGLTEVYGPAVLNAWQDRWSALSGEERAELKSRQGVAYHVQAALKVADPDSGVPVPRDGETLGEVMTRGNATMKGYLANPEATEAAFAGGWFRTGDLGVWHADGYVQLKDRSKDIIISGGENISSIEVEDALRRHPAVALAAVVAKPDDTWGEVPCAFIELLPGANADAEALDTHCLSVLARFKRPRAYVFSEIPKTSTGKVQKFVLRERARAL; from the coding sequence ATGGGCGAGGCCGGCGAGGATGCACAACCCCGACGCGTGGCGCACCCACCGTCAGCCCGCGTCAACCATCGGGTACCGCAGTGCGCAGCGAATTTCGAGCCGCTGTCGCCGCTGAACTGGCTCGACCGCAGCGCTGAGGTGTACCCGGCGCACACCGCCGTGGTCTACGGCGCGCGCCGGTTGTCGTGGGCCGACGTGCACCGCCGGGCACACGCCATGGCGGGGCAGCTGCAGCGCGGTGGTGTTCAGCCTGGCGACGTCGTGTCGGTCTTGGCTTTCAACACACCCGAGTTGTACGAAGCCCATTTCGGTGTGCCGCTGGCCGGTGCCGTGCTCAACGCCATCAACACACGCCTGGATGCGGACACGGTCGCCTGGATCCTCGACCACGCCGAGTCGAAACTGTGCCTGTATGACGCTGAGTTTCGTGAGACGGTGCGGCAGGTGGTGGCCGGTCTTGCGAACCCGCCTGTCCTGGTCGAAGTGATCGACGAGCAGGTCGCCCCGCCGGCTGCCGACCCCGTTGCGGGTGCGCTGGACTACGAACATTGGCTGGCCGACGCGGACCCGGGGTTTCGCGGTTATCTGCCGGCGGACGAGTGGCAGTCGCTTTCACTGAATTACACCTCCGGCACGACCGGCCGACCCAAGGGGGTGCTGTACAGTCACCGCGGTGCGCAGCAGCTGGCGCTGGGCAACGTGCTCGCCTGGGACCTGCCGCACCACCCGGTCTACCTCTGGACCTTGCCGATGTTCCACTGCAACGGCTGGTGTTTCCCGTGGACACTCGCCGCGGTGGCCGGCACCAGCGTCTGCCTGCGCGAAGTGCGTGCGGACCGGGTCTTCGACGCGATCGAACACGAGCGCGTCACGCACCTCTGTGGGGCGCCGATCGTGCTCGATACCCTTGCACGCGCGGTGGCCGACGGTGCGTCGCCGCCGACCGACCGGCGTATCGCGGTGATGACGGCGGCAGCGCCGCCGCCCGCGGCCACCCTCGCGGCTGTCGAGGCGGCAGGCTTCGACGTCACCCACGTCTACGGCCTCACGGAGGTCTACGGTCCGGCCGTGCTGAACGCCTGGCAGGATCGCTGGTCCGCGTTGTCGGGCGAGGAGCGCGCGGAGCTCAAATCGCGGCAGGGCGTCGCGTACCACGTCCAGGCGGCGCTCAAGGTCGCCGACCCGGACAGCGGCGTACCGGTGCCGCGCGACGGCGAGACCCTCGGCGAGGTCATGACCCGCGGGAATGCCACCATGAAAGGCTACCTCGCCAACCCCGAGGCGACCGAGGCCGCCTTCGCCGGCGGGTGGTTCCGCACCGGAGACCTCGGTGTCTGGCACGCGGACGGCTACGTGCAGCTCAAGGACCGCAGCAAGGACATCATCATTTCCGGCGGTGAGAACATCTCGTCCATCGAGGTCGAGGACGCGTTGCGGCGTCACCCGGCGGTTGCCCTGGCAGCGGTGGTGGCCAAACCGGACGACACCTGGGGCGAGGTCCCCTGCGCCTTCATCGAGTTGTTGCCGGGGGCCAACGCGGACGCCGAGGCCCTCGATACACACTGTTTGTCGGTGCTGGCCCGGTTCAAACGGCCACGGGCGTACGTGTTCAGCGAGATTCCCAAGACCTCGACCGGCAAGGTCCAGAAGTTCGTGTTGCGGGAGCGCGCGCGGGCCCTCTGA
- a CDS encoding helix-turn-helix domain-containing protein — MQQSDAPTQSSVEQAIGETLRTLRTAADLTARELAARSGVSTAMISRIESAQVSASISTLTALSAALDVPLVRFFRDTDGRRGDYTVVRAGEGIRSRRLVESHVHDFENLAVHVRRDLQFEARIVTVTRQASSPPQYVGQGVVFVHILAGEAVYACGEDTVTLGVGDSVTLDAEMRHGFQAVLSDTLVFLTVQSERRR; from the coding sequence ATGCAACAGAGCGATGCCCCGACCCAGTCGAGCGTCGAACAGGCGATCGGTGAAACCCTGCGCACCCTGCGCACGGCTGCCGATCTGACGGCGCGGGAGCTGGCCGCGCGTTCGGGCGTGTCCACTGCCATGATCAGCCGCATCGAGAGCGCCCAGGTGTCAGCGTCGATCAGCACCCTGACCGCGCTGAGCGCCGCGCTGGACGTGCCCCTGGTGCGCTTTTTCCGCGACACCGACGGGCGTCGAGGCGACTACACGGTGGTTCGTGCGGGCGAGGGGATCCGCTCGCGGCGGTTGGTCGAATCCCACGTACACGACTTCGAGAACCTCGCAGTGCACGTGCGACGCGACTTGCAATTCGAGGCACGCATCGTGACGGTGACCCGCCAGGCCTCGTCGCCACCCCAGTACGTCGGCCAGGGTGTGGTGTTCGTCCACATCCTGGCAGGCGAAGCGGTCTATGCGTGCGGTGAGGACACCGTGACCCTCGGTGTTGGCGACAGCGTGACACTCGACGCCGAGATGCGACACGGCTTCCAGGCGGTGCTCAGTGACACGCTGGTGTTCCTCACGGTCCAGTCGGAGCGCCGGCGGTGA
- a CDS encoding aminopeptidase P family protein: protein MTRAALTTLENGEKARSTFSEAEFARRRAGLRSAMAAGDLDAVLLTSIHNVNYYGDFLYCAFGRPYALVVTADRVVSLSANIDGGQPWRRTADGDNLVYTDWQRDNFLCAVQHALGRVRRLGVEHDHLTVDRHRALQTALADTVLVDVAPLCMSARMLKSAEEIAHIAAGAAVADIGGAAAVAALAEGVPEHEVALASTQAMVREIARRFPDAELMDTWTWFQSGINTDGAHNPVTSRPVARGDILSLNCFPMIAGYYTALERTLFLDHCDDDSLRIWQANVAVHEAGLALIRPGARCSEIAAELNGVYEAHGLLQYRTFGYGHSFGVLSHYYGREAGLELREDVETVLEPGMVVSMEPMVMLPEGLPGAGGYREHDILAVTESGARNLTAFPYGPEHNIVSLAESACAP, encoded by the coding sequence ATGACACGCGCCGCGCTGACCACCCTTGAAAACGGCGAGAAAGCCCGGAGCACCTTCAGCGAGGCCGAGTTCGCGCGCCGTCGCGCCGGTTTGCGGTCCGCCATGGCGGCTGGTGATCTCGACGCCGTGCTGCTGACGTCGATTCACAACGTCAACTACTACGGAGACTTTCTCTACTGCGCCTTCGGTCGGCCCTACGCGTTGGTGGTGACCGCCGACCGGGTCGTGTCCCTCTCGGCCAACATCGACGGTGGCCAGCCGTGGCGCCGCACGGCGGACGGTGACAACCTCGTCTACACCGATTGGCAACGCGACAACTTCCTCTGCGCGGTGCAACACGCGCTGGGTCGGGTGCGGCGGCTCGGCGTCGAGCACGACCACCTCACTGTCGACCGCCACCGCGCGCTGCAGACCGCCCTGGCCGACACGGTGTTGGTCGATGTCGCACCGCTGTGCATGTCGGCGCGCATGCTGAAATCCGCGGAGGAGATTGCCCACATCGCCGCAGGTGCGGCCGTGGCCGACATCGGCGGTGCCGCCGCGGTGGCTGCGTTGGCCGAAGGCGTGCCTGAACACGAGGTCGCGCTGGCTTCGACGCAGGCGATGGTGCGTGAGATCGCGCGGCGCTTCCCGGACGCGGAACTGATGGACACCTGGACCTGGTTCCAATCGGGCATCAACACCGACGGCGCCCACAACCCGGTCACGTCACGGCCCGTTGCCCGCGGCGACATCCTGAGTCTCAATTGTTTTCCGATGATTGCGGGCTATTACACCGCGCTGGAGCGCACGCTGTTCCTCGATCACTGCGACGACGATTCACTGCGTATCTGGCAAGCCAACGTCGCTGTGCACGAGGCGGGGCTCGCCTTGATTCGGCCTGGCGCACGCTGCAGCGAGATTGCAGCCGAGTTGAACGGGGTATACGAGGCACACGGATTATTGCAATACCGGACCTTTGGCTACGGACACAGTTTTGGTGTCTTGAGCCACTACTACGGCCGGGAGGCCGGCCTGGAGTTGCGCGAAGACGTGGAGACGGTACTCGAGCCCGGCATGGTGGTCTCGATGGAACCGATGGTGATGTTGCCCGAGGGCCTGCCCGGCGCGGGCGGGTACCGGGAGCACGACATTCTGGCGGTCACGGAGTCCGGTGCGCGCAACCTCACGGCGTTTCCGTACGGACCCGAGCACAACATCGTCTCCCTGGCCGAGTCGGCTTGTGCGCCGTAG
- a CDS encoding transporter substrate-binding domain-containing protein, whose translation MAAPALSASALNDILNGGVLKVGTTGDWNPMTMKDPATDSYTGYDIDVMTELAKDLGVELELVPTDWKTLVSGVTAGKYHMTGSASVSPARAKAAGYSISYFSLATVPLTLAENADRFTDWADLDKPDVKVAATLGTTQEKQVKDFFPNAEHTIVEAPARDFQEVLAGRADAHITSNVEAFKLVEKYPQMMIVPVSAPKAPTPIAMLLPQADQVWINYVNTWIKLKEERGFFTELGRKWKLNN comes from the coding sequence ATGGCTGCGCCCGCCCTGTCGGCATCGGCGTTGAACGACATCCTCAATGGCGGCGTACTCAAGGTGGGCACGACCGGCGATTGGAACCCGATGACAATGAAGGATCCCGCCACCGACAGCTACACCGGCTACGACATCGACGTCATGACCGAGCTGGCCAAGGACCTCGGCGTGGAGCTCGAGCTCGTGCCGACCGATTGGAAAACCCTGGTCAGCGGCGTCACCGCCGGCAAGTATCACATGACCGGCTCGGCCAGCGTGTCACCCGCGCGCGCCAAGGCCGCCGGCTACTCGATCAGCTACTTCTCGCTGGCCACCGTGCCCTTGACCCTGGCGGAAAACGCCGATCGCTTCACCGACTGGGCCGACCTGGACAAGCCAGACGTCAAGGTCGCCGCCACGCTCGGCACCACGCAGGAAAAGCAGGTCAAGGACTTCTTCCCCAACGCCGAACACACCATTGTCGAAGCACCCGCACGGGATTTTCAGGAAGTGCTCGCCGGACGCGCCGATGCCCACATCACGTCCAACGTCGAGGCGTTCAAACTCGTCGAGAAGTACCCGCAGATGATGATCGTGCCGGTCAGCGCCCCCAAGGCACCGACCCCCATCGCGATGCTGCTGCCGCAAGCCGACCAGGTGTGGATCAATTACGTCAACACCTGGATCAAGCTCAAGGAAGAACGCGGTTTCTTCACCGAGCTTGGACGCAAGTGGAAACTCAACAACTGA
- a CDS encoding EAL domain-containing protein → MSGDDASHLFFVLDGASGRVVDVAEDLARMLDQPLDALIGQRWDELLDVEQPDSLSSAASGADSTAGAGWVGAFRQGDRVTPPHAFRAALNADGDRLYISVTPLEAPERGTSVAEAPTPGSDPGGVASVATTPSSSAELSQQFFHMSEHLLGVLDADANIVLANPSFVKASILPADRITGTPVRSALQMQDAETLEQAVRRLSQSDGAEKMSVRVTRESGVHVLSVRLRSEPGASEVFLAAHDVTEEHRLNEQLVDRATRDQLTRLANREAFNAELERAVAEAEPLAMIMLDLDDFKRVNDSLGHSVGDELLAITGHRIVNVVRQSDLVARFGGDEFLILLRDIASPTDVERIAEKIRLALSLPCMIGGRKIHVTTSIGAAMGQGGSHDAERLFYEADAAAYEAKRLGRNRWILFDQQLDSALREQAAIEVELQHAISNNGIVPYVQGIHSVDGTLRGVEVLVRVRSVSGKMLSPGHFLDVARQLGLLTKLGEHVYDSALEQLAPWLAENPNCTVSLNADPREIVAPGFARILRRVIVKHRVEPRQIYLEVTETGILAAAGLGGKVIAELREMGIRIAIDDFGTGASSLGYLRDLMIDRIKIDRTFVTNLHLNPSNATITETVIRLGEALGINVVAEGVESQRELDHVASLGAPAIQGYFFHKPESISDFLAGHGDATLAKTG, encoded by the coding sequence GTGAGCGGCGACGACGCCAGTCATCTCTTTTTTGTGCTCGATGGGGCAAGCGGGCGCGTGGTCGACGTGGCCGAGGACCTCGCGCGCATGCTCGATCAGCCACTCGATGCGCTGATCGGACAACGCTGGGATGAATTGCTTGATGTCGAACAGCCTGATTCCCTGAGCTCGGCCGCAAGTGGCGCCGACTCGACCGCGGGCGCCGGTTGGGTGGGTGCCTTTCGGCAGGGCGACCGTGTCACACCACCCCACGCCTTTCGCGCCGCCCTGAACGCCGACGGGGATCGGCTGTACATCAGCGTGACCCCACTTGAGGCACCCGAGCGCGGCACGTCCGTCGCCGAGGCGCCAACGCCGGGGTCCGACCCGGGTGGCGTGGCTAGCGTGGCCACCACGCCCTCGTCGTCCGCCGAACTCAGCCAGCAGTTTTTCCACATGTCCGAGCACCTGCTCGGGGTGCTGGATGCCGACGCCAACATCGTGTTGGCCAACCCGTCCTTCGTGAAAGCCTCGATCCTCCCTGCCGATCGGATCACCGGCACGCCGGTGCGCTCTGCGTTGCAGATGCAGGACGCGGAGACCCTGGAACAGGCCGTCCGGCGACTGAGCCAGTCCGACGGTGCGGAGAAGATGTCCGTCCGTGTGACGCGCGAAAGCGGTGTCCACGTGCTCTCGGTGCGCCTGCGTTCAGAGCCGGGTGCGAGCGAGGTCTTCCTGGCCGCACACGACGTCACCGAGGAGCACCGTCTCAACGAGCAGCTGGTCGACCGTGCCACGCGAGACCAGCTCACGCGTCTCGCCAACCGGGAGGCCTTCAACGCCGAACTCGAGCGCGCGGTGGCCGAGGCCGAGCCGCTCGCGATGATCATGCTGGACCTCGACGATTTCAAACGCGTCAACGACAGCCTCGGCCACAGCGTCGGCGACGAACTGCTGGCGATCACGGGGCACCGCATCGTCAACGTCGTGCGTCAGAGTGACCTGGTGGCGCGGTTCGGGGGCGATGAATTTCTGATTCTGCTGCGCGACATAGCGTCGCCGACCGACGTCGAACGCATCGCCGAAAAGATCCGACTCGCGTTGTCGCTGCCGTGCATGATCGGCGGGCGCAAGATCCACGTGACCACCTCGATCGGCGCGGCGATGGGCCAGGGCGGTTCACACGACGCCGAGCGGTTGTTCTACGAGGCCGACGCGGCCGCTTACGAAGCCAAACGCCTCGGCCGCAATCGGTGGATCCTGTTCGACCAGCAACTCGACAGCGCCCTGCGCGAGCAGGCGGCGATCGAAGTCGAGCTTCAACACGCGATCAGCAACAACGGCATCGTGCCGTACGTACAGGGCATCCACTCGGTCGACGGCACGCTGCGCGGTGTGGAAGTGCTCGTGCGCGTCCGGTCGGTCAGCGGCAAGATGCTGAGCCCCGGCCATTTTCTCGACGTGGCGCGTCAGCTCGGTCTGCTGACCAAACTCGGTGAACACGTGTACGACTCGGCGCTGGAGCAGCTGGCGCCGTGGCTCGCCGAAAACCCGAATTGCACTGTCAGCCTGAACGCCGACCCGCGCGAGATTGTCGCACCGGGCTTTGCCCGTATCCTTCGGCGTGTGATCGTCAAACACCGCGTGGAGCCGCGGCAGATCTACCTCGAAGTGACCGAGACCGGCATCCTCGCTGCCGCGGGACTCGGGGGCAAAGTCATCGCCGAACTGCGCGAGATGGGCATCCGCATCGCGATTGACGATTTTGGTACCGGGGCATCGTCGCTCGGGTACCTGCGCGACCTGATGATCGACCGAATCAAGATCGACCGGACCTTCGTCACAAACCTGCATCTGAACCCGTCGAACGCCACGATCACCGAAACCGTGATTCGTCTCGGCGAAGCGCTGGGCATCAATGTGGTCGCCGAGGGCGTCGAATCGCAGCGAGAACTGGATCACGTCGCGTCGCTCGGCGCGCCTGCGATTCAGGGGTATTTCTTTCACAAGCCCGAATCGATTTCGGATTTTCTCGCCGGTCACGGCGACGCAACGCTCGCGAAAACCGGCTGA
- a CDS encoding peroxidase-related enzyme (This protein belongs to a clade of uncharacterized proteins related to peroxidases such as the alkylhydroperoxidase AhpD.): protein MSAWIRMLSDDEADANLLDALALSRTPHGTVDNVMRVHSLRPSTLRGHVMLYRAALHDDDNTLPMWLQETIASYVSILNACPYSLANHWANARHLIGDATRADRIEQALHARAPESVFDGAELALLRYADKLTRDPGAMVERDVADLRDAGLDDGQILEANQIIGYFNYVNRCLNGLGVTTDGDVVGYYANAD from the coding sequence ATGAGTGCCTGGATTCGGATGCTGAGCGACGACGAGGCGGACGCGAACCTGCTCGACGCGCTCGCGCTGTCGCGCACGCCGCACGGCACGGTGGACAACGTCATGCGCGTGCACTCACTGCGGCCGAGCACCTTGCGCGGACACGTGATGCTCTACCGCGCCGCGCTGCACGACGACGACAACACCCTGCCGATGTGGTTGCAGGAGACGATCGCAAGCTACGTGTCGATCCTCAACGCGTGTCCGTATTCGCTGGCCAACCACTGGGCCAACGCACGGCACCTGATCGGCGACGCCACGCGTGCGGACCGAATCGAGCAGGCGCTGCACGCGCGTGCGCCGGAGTCGGTGTTCGACGGGGCCGAGTTGGCGCTGTTGCGTTACGCCGACAAGCTCACGCGTGACCCCGGTGCCATGGTCGAACGTGACGTTGCCGACTTGCGCGACGCAGGCCTCGACGACGGCCAGATCCTCGAGGCCAACCAGATCATTGGCTACTTCAACTACGTCAACCGCTGCCTCAACGGCCTTGGCGTGACGACCGACGGCGATGTGGTGGGCTACTACGCCAACGCGGACTGA